The Halorientalis sp. IM1011 genome window below encodes:
- the radA gene encoding DNA repair and recombination protein RadA, producing the protein MATSEDLEELPGVGPATAEKLKENGFDGYQGIAVASPGELSNTADIGESSAADIIQAAREAADIGGFESGAAVLERREQIGKLTWGVEEVDDLLGGGVETQSITEVYGEFGAGKSQVTHQLAVNVQLPKEHGGLEGSAIFVDSEDTFRPERIDQMVRGHDDEVLQDTMELFGMEEGSVDNEADLEELVEKFLDNIHVAKAFNSNHQILLAEKAKEIASESQDDEFPVRLLAVDSLTAHFRAEYVGRGELAERQQKLNKHLHDLMRVGDLNNTAVVVTNQVASNPDSFFGDPTQPIGGNILGHTSTFRIYLRKSKGDKRIVKLVDAPNLPDGEGVMRVEEGGLMDE; encoded by the coding sequence ATGGCAACGAGCGAAGACCTCGAAGAGCTGCCGGGCGTGGGACCGGCGACAGCGGAGAAGCTGAAAGAGAACGGATTCGACGGCTACCAGGGCATCGCGGTCGCCAGCCCGGGTGAACTGTCCAACACCGCCGACATCGGCGAGTCCAGCGCGGCCGACATCATCCAGGCCGCCCGTGAAGCCGCCGACATCGGCGGGTTCGAGTCCGGTGCCGCAGTGCTGGAGCGGCGCGAACAGATCGGGAAGCTCACCTGGGGCGTCGAGGAGGTCGACGACCTGCTCGGCGGCGGCGTCGAGACCCAGTCGATCACCGAAGTGTACGGCGAGTTCGGGGCCGGCAAGTCCCAGGTCACCCACCAGCTCGCGGTCAACGTCCAGCTCCCCAAGGAACACGGCGGCCTCGAAGGCAGCGCCATCTTCGTCGACAGCGAGGACACCTTCCGCCCCGAGCGGATCGACCAGATGGTTCGGGGCCACGACGACGAGGTCCTGCAGGACACGATGGAACTGTTCGGCATGGAGGAGGGAAGCGTCGACAACGAGGCCGACCTGGAGGAACTGGTCGAGAAGTTCCTCGACAACATCCACGTCGCGAAGGCGTTCAACTCCAACCACCAGATCCTGCTCGCGGAGAAAGCGAAGGAGATCGCCAGCGAGAGTCAGGACGACGAGTTCCCCGTCCGCCTGCTGGCGGTCGACTCCCTGACCGCTCACTTCCGCGCCGAGTACGTCGGCCGTGGCGAACTCGCCGAGCGCCAGCAGAAACTCAACAAGCACCTCCACGACCTGATGCGCGTCGGCGACCTCAACAACACCGCGGTCGTCGTCACCAATCAGGTCGCCTCCAATCCCGATTCCTTCTTCGGCGACCCCACCCAGCCCATCGGCGGCAACATCCTCGGCCACACCTCCACGTTCCGCATCTACCTCCGCAAATCCAAGGGCGACAAGCGGATCGTCAAGCTCGTCGACGCCCCCAACCTCCCCGACGGCGAGGGCGTCATGCGCGTCGAGGAAGGCGGCCTGATGGACGAATAA
- a CDS encoding class I SAM-dependent methyltransferase family protein has protein sequence MTGGTDDAAPLAAVVARGRAETAADALRAEGVYDDDRSVRPFGEDAVALPVTAPPEATAVREVVRQEAEPRLRNLDDHLRERGWTEDELDRAPGSWAVIGTVVLVDIGDAPRPDEVGAALLDLHANADTVLARHGIDGEQREPEVEVIAGAGDTETVHTEHGTKYALDLAKVMFSPGNKAERKLMGDAVEAGDRIFDMFAGVGYFTLPMARAGAHVTAAEINPDSFRYLLENAKLNDVHDRVDLYRADCRDVAEGVEADRVVMGYYEAHEYLDAALSALESGGIVHMHEATPEALVYDRPVERLETAADERGRAVDILDRRKVKGYSEGVAHVVVDARVE, from the coding sequence ATGACCGGCGGAACCGACGACGCCGCCCCCCTCGCCGCGGTCGTCGCCCGCGGCCGCGCCGAGACCGCGGCCGACGCGCTCCGGGCGGAGGGCGTCTACGACGACGACCGCAGCGTCCGGCCGTTCGGTGAGGACGCCGTCGCGCTCCCGGTGACGGCCCCGCCCGAGGCGACCGCAGTCCGGGAGGTCGTCCGACAGGAAGCCGAGCCCCGACTCCGGAATCTGGACGATCACCTCCGCGAGCGGGGCTGGACCGAGGACGAACTGGATCGCGCTCCCGGGTCGTGGGCGGTCATCGGAACGGTCGTCCTCGTCGACATCGGCGACGCCCCCCGACCCGACGAGGTGGGCGCGGCGCTGCTGGATCTGCACGCCAACGCCGACACCGTGCTGGCACGGCACGGGATCGACGGCGAGCAACGGGAACCCGAAGTGGAGGTGATCGCGGGCGCGGGCGACACCGAGACGGTCCACACCGAACACGGGACGAAGTACGCCCTGGATCTGGCCAAGGTGATGTTCTCGCCGGGGAACAAAGCCGAGCGCAAACTGATGGGTGACGCAGTCGAAGCCGGCGACCGCATCTTCGACATGTTCGCCGGCGTCGGCTACTTCACGCTCCCGATGGCCCGGGCCGGTGCACACGTTACGGCGGCCGAGATCAACCCCGACTCCTTTCGCTACCTGCTGGAGAACGCCAAGCTCAACGACGTACACGACCGCGTGGACCTCTACCGCGCCGACTGTCGGGACGTGGCCGAGGGCGTCGAGGCGGACCGCGTCGTGATGGGCTACTACGAGGCACACGAGTACCTCGACGCGGCACTTTCCGCCCTCGAATCCGGTGGAATCGTCCACATGCACGAGGCCACGCCCGAGGCACTGGTGTACGACCGACCCGTCGAGCGACTGGAGACGGCCGCCGACGAGCGCGGCCGAGCGGTCGACATTCTGGACCGTCGCAAAGTCAAGGGGTACAGCGAAGGGGTCGCCCACGTGGTCGTGGACGCGCGGGTCGAGTGA
- the htpX gene encoding zinc metalloprotease HtpX, translated as MEWETDWGLRARMALTMLLLGGLYVLFIGALSLYFQGVLPILLVMGLFMGAQFFFSDKLALKSMGANEVDESEYPDLYRSVRRLSQQADLPMPTVAVADSEVPNAFATGRSRKTATVCVTTGLLSALDEDELDGVLAHELAHVKNRDVAVMTIASFLSTIAFLIVRWGWLFGGRNRRGGGVVVAIVVSLLVWVLSFLLIRALSRYREFAADRGGALITGNPAALASALATIDGRMDRVPKEDLREQAEMNAFFVIPITRGFVGRLARTHPPTERRIERLQALERELAGV; from the coding sequence ATGGAGTGGGAGACCGACTGGGGCCTCCGGGCCCGGATGGCGCTGACCATGCTGTTGCTCGGCGGCCTCTACGTCCTCTTCATCGGAGCCCTCTCGCTGTACTTCCAGGGGGTCCTGCCGATCCTGCTGGTGATGGGGCTTTTCATGGGTGCACAGTTTTTCTTCAGCGACAAACTCGCACTGAAGAGCATGGGTGCGAACGAGGTCGACGAGTCCGAGTATCCCGACCTCTACCGGTCGGTTCGGCGGCTCTCCCAGCAGGCGGATCTGCCGATGCCGACGGTTGCCGTCGCCGACTCGGAGGTGCCCAACGCCTTCGCGACCGGGCGGTCCCGGAAGACCGCTACCGTCTGTGTGACCACGGGGCTGCTCTCGGCGCTCGACGAGGACGAACTCGACGGCGTGCTGGCCCACGAACTCGCCCACGTCAAGAACCGCGACGTGGCGGTGATGACGATCGCCTCCTTCCTCTCGACCATCGCCTTCCTGATCGTCCGGTGGGGGTGGCTGTTCGGTGGCCGCAACCGCCGCGGCGGCGGTGTCGTCGTCGCCATCGTCGTCTCGCTTCTCGTGTGGGTCCTCTCTTTCCTGCTGATCCGTGCGCTCTCCAGATATCGGGAGTTCGCGGCCGACCGCGGCGGGGCCTTGATCACGGGCAACCCCGCCGCGCTGGCCTCGGCGCTCGCGACCATCGACGGCCGGATGGATCGCGTGCCGAAAGAGGACCTGCGCGAGCAGGCCGAGATGAACGCCTTCTTCGTGATCCCCATCACGCGCGGGTTCGTCGGGCGACTCGCCCGGACCCACCCGCCGACCGAGCGCCGGATCGAGCGGTTACAGGCACTGGAACGCGAACTGGCTGGCGTGTAG
- a CDS encoding DUF2270 domain-containing protein — protein sequence MADDDSTDVGERVSTDVETTTDLLGNYYRGELDRMTTEQNRVDLTTNWAITLLAALLAYVFSSGDRPHYVLLVGILALGLFHVVETRRYRAYDTWRARVRLLEENLIAPALDPEAGIEHGAWRSELAVDLQQPTLKTPTGEAYARRLRRVYLPLYLVLVASWTVQILLLGTGDPVATAAAPGVPGWLVLGGVATFTVVLLAIAFWPRDRQAKGELRDQERSSDWKEK from the coding sequence ATGGCCGACGACGATTCGACCGACGTGGGCGAGCGGGTAAGTACCGACGTGGAGACGACGACCGACCTGCTGGGCAACTACTACCGGGGCGAACTCGACCGGATGACGACCGAGCAGAACCGCGTCGACCTGACGACCAACTGGGCGATTACGCTGCTAGCGGCGCTGCTCGCGTACGTGTTCTCGAGCGGGGACCGCCCCCACTACGTCCTGCTCGTGGGCATCCTCGCCCTCGGGCTGTTTCACGTCGTCGAGACTCGACGGTACAGAGCCTACGACACGTGGCGTGCACGCGTTCGTCTCCTCGAGGAGAACCTGATCGCCCCGGCGCTGGATCCCGAAGCGGGGATCGAACACGGTGCCTGGCGGTCCGAACTCGCCGTCGACCTGCAACAGCCGACGCTCAAGACCCCGACGGGGGAAGCGTACGCGCGTCGACTCAGGCGGGTCTACCTCCCGCTGTATCTGGTGCTGGTCGCGTCCTGGACGGTCCAGATCCTCCTGCTCGGGACGGGAGATCCGGTCGCGACGGCCGCAGCACCCGGGGTTCCGGGGTGGCTCGTCCTCGGCGGTGTCGCCACGTTTACCGTCGTGTTGCTGGCGATCGCGTTCTGGCCCCGGGACCGACAGGCGAAAGGGGAACTCCGCGATCAGGAACGATCCAGCGACTGGAAGGAGAAGTGA
- a CDS encoding histidine kinase N-terminal 7TM domain-containing protein translates to MEFTVYTIPLWIVAVVGTGLAALTAYYHEQKGAYELFALFIGAVFWAGGYAMEFSAAESQMKIFWYQIHFLGSAIVPTAIFVIALRFTGRDDLIRPKYIAALAVVPFITAVLIITGHNLWVVQHFMRPGKVWPLTHQFGLWYYLYAYYSLAIAVAAIGMFVQAVLERSEESWINTTSAFLVATILPTAGTALYVIGGTTIDYGPFAFLISGLCIMAAMFYL, encoded by the coding sequence GTGGAATTTACAGTATACACGATACCGCTGTGGATCGTCGCAGTCGTCGGGACCGGCCTGGCGGCGCTGACAGCGTACTACCACGAACAGAAGGGCGCGTACGAGTTGTTCGCCCTGTTCATCGGGGCCGTATTCTGGGCCGGCGGATACGCCATGGAGTTCTCCGCGGCGGAATCGCAGATGAAGATCTTCTGGTACCAGATCCACTTCCTCGGGAGTGCGATCGTCCCGACGGCGATCTTCGTCATCGCCCTTCGGTTCACGGGTCGGGACGATCTGATCCGGCCGAAGTACATCGCGGCGCTGGCGGTCGTCCCGTTCATTACGGCCGTGTTGATCATCACGGGGCACAATCTGTGGGTGGTCCAGCACTTCATGCGGCCAGGTAAGGTCTGGCCGTTGACACACCAGTTCGGGCTGTGGTACTACCTCTACGCGTACTACTCGCTCGCCATCGCGGTGGCCGCGATCGGCATGTTCGTCCAGGCCGTGCTGGAGCGAAGCGAGGAGTCGTGGATCAACACCACCAGCGCGTTCCTGGTCGCCACGATACTGCCGACGGCCGGTACCGCCCTCTACGTCATCGGCGGAACGACCATCGACTACGGTCCCTTCGCGTTCCTGATCTCGGGGCTGTGCATCATGGCCGCGATGTTCTACCTCTAG
- a CDS encoding DUF5658 family protein produces MAIDASDTGGVPDERRAYRQLIDRTVTVASRHERWLWVLVTLSLLGDIALTELGLQQGLTEGNPVVRAAVADAGIGMLGVLKVAAVAVGLTAWVAMSDRERAVVPLGLALPWLGATAINATLLFG; encoded by the coding sequence ATGGCAATAGACGCGTCCGATACGGGTGGGGTACCCGACGAACGGCGGGCGTACAGGCAGTTGATCGACCGGACGGTTACGGTTGCCAGTCGCCACGAGCGGTGGCTGTGGGTGCTGGTCACCCTCTCGTTGCTGGGCGATATCGCCCTGACGGAACTGGGTCTCCAGCAGGGCCTGACCGAGGGCAATCCCGTGGTCCGCGCGGCCGTGGCCGACGCCGGTATCGGCATGCTGGGCGTGCTGAAAGTCGCTGCCGTCGCCGTCGGGCTGACGGCCTGGGTCGCCATGTCGGACCGCGAGCGCGCCGTCGTTCCCCTGGGACTCGCACTACCGTGGCTCGGCGCCACGGCGATCAACGCGACCCTGCTGTTCGGCTAG
- a CDS encoding acyl-CoA thioesterase has protein sequence MASITETHIENRERIQPNDTNNYGAAHGGNVMRWMDEVGAMSAMRHAGEACVTAHVSDLNFERPVPQGDTCVVTGYAYATGRTSVRVRLQAFHEDPRTGERERTTDSYFVFVAVDEAGDPTPVPDLTTETDRGERLREAALEHDSGE, from the coding sequence ATGGCGTCGATCACGGAGACGCACATCGAGAACAGGGAGCGGATCCAGCCCAACGACACCAACAACTACGGGGCGGCACACGGCGGCAACGTCATGCGGTGGATGGACGAGGTCGGTGCGATGAGCGCGATGCGCCACGCCGGCGAAGCGTGTGTCACCGCCCACGTCAGCGATCTCAACTTCGAGCGGCCGGTCCCGCAGGGTGACACCTGCGTCGTCACCGGCTACGCCTACGCGACCGGGCGAACGAGCGTCCGGGTCCGGTTGCAGGCGTTCCACGAGGACCCCCGAACCGGGGAGCGCGAGCGGACTACCGACTCCTACTTCGTCTTCGTCGCGGTCGACGAGGCGGGCGACCCGACGCCAGTCCCGGACCTCACCACAGAAACCGATCGCGGCGAGCGACTGCGTGAGGCGGCCCTCGAACACGATTCCGGCGAGTAG
- a CDS encoding HalOD1 output domain-containing protein: protein MTSYERLAERLIETQRTMIGKRAVDIARSVEGLSVTDDGAVETVVDDDRTVLDELVLAYTDVMGESARTRLTDVASEYEDLTLPETLGGPSADEETATDTVLAVDESGDEEATAAEVDDAVAAAEDDAEEVVTNIWGDDVAAETEAATDPSPIDVVEGSFATIYVTVTGERGEGPVPVGQLIVDAVVAETDIDPGDMDRLSSYVSADEIVALAEDPNRTSLSFSIEGHEVRLDEDGTVTVP, encoded by the coding sequence ATGACCAGCTACGAACGCCTCGCCGAGCGGTTGATCGAGACCCAGCGGACCATGATCGGCAAGCGCGCGGTCGACATCGCCCGCTCGGTCGAGGGACTCTCGGTCACCGACGACGGCGCAGTCGAGACCGTCGTCGACGACGACCGCACGGTCCTGGACGAGCTGGTTCTGGCCTACACCGACGTGATGGGCGAGTCCGCCCGCACCAGACTCACCGACGTGGCCAGCGAGTACGAGGACCTCACACTTCCCGAGACGCTCGGCGGGCCGTCGGCCGACGAGGAGACGGCGACCGACACCGTACTGGCGGTGGACGAGTCGGGAGACGAGGAAGCGACAGCCGCGGAGGTGGACGACGCCGTCGCGGCCGCCGAGGACGACGCCGAGGAGGTGGTCACGAACATCTGGGGCGACGACGTGGCGGCCGAGACCGAGGCGGCGACCGATCCCTCCCCGATCGACGTGGTCGAGGGCTCCTTCGCCACCATCTACGTCACCGTCACGGGCGAGCGCGGGGAGGGCCCCGTCCCGGTCGGCCAGTTGATCGTCGACGCGGTCGTCGCCGAGACGGACATCGACCCCGGCGACATGGACCGCCTGTCGTCGTACGTCTCCGCCGACGAGATCGTCGCGCTCGCCGAGGATCCCAACCGCACCTCACTCTCCTTCTCGATCGAAGGTCACGAGGTCCGACTCGACGAAGACGGGACGGTCACCGTCCCGTAA
- a CDS encoding 60S ribosomal export protein NMD3, with the protein MSESREFCPRCGEAIPERPEPRPGEPKDPDRVLCDDCYFEEFDLVDAPDRIEIRVCAQCGAVHRGNRWVDVGADDYVDVAVEEVSEALAVHLDAEAVDWEVAPEQVDATTIKMHCRFSGIVRDTPVVEEVLVPVKISRETCKRCGRIAGGSYAAIVQVRADERDPSDGELDEAEQIAREYVADREADGDREAFVTEAKRTEGGLNVQLSTTKLGKAVADRIVRQLGGSYESYETLVTEDSDGNEVYRVTYAVRLPRYRPGEVIDPEDDEGPVLVRSVRGNLKGRRVTTGEPFEASFEDENAPDARRLGTREDAEETTLVAVEDENAVQVLDPETYEAKTVARPDYLDPDADTVPVLKSRAGLHVLPEDDGAGDVNGEGGDA; encoded by the coding sequence ATGAGTGAGTCACGCGAGTTCTGTCCGCGGTGTGGGGAGGCTATCCCGGAGCGGCCGGAACCTCGCCCGGGCGAACCGAAAGATCCCGATCGCGTGCTCTGTGACGACTGTTACTTCGAGGAGTTCGACCTCGTGGACGCCCCGGATCGCATCGAGATCCGGGTCTGTGCCCAGTGCGGCGCGGTCCACCGCGGGAACCGCTGGGTCGACGTGGGGGCCGACGACTACGTCGACGTGGCCGTCGAGGAGGTCAGCGAGGCCCTGGCGGTCCACCTCGACGCCGAGGCCGTCGACTGGGAGGTCGCCCCGGAACAGGTCGACGCGACGACGATCAAGATGCACTGTCGCTTCTCCGGAATCGTCCGGGACACGCCCGTCGTCGAAGAGGTGCTCGTGCCCGTGAAGATCTCGCGGGAGACCTGCAAGCGCTGTGGCCGCATCGCAGGCGGGTCCTACGCCGCCATCGTGCAGGTCCGGGCCGACGAGCGCGACCCCAGCGACGGCGAACTGGACGAGGCCGAGCAGATCGCCCGCGAGTACGTCGCCGACCGCGAGGCCGACGGCGACCGCGAGGCGTTCGTCACCGAGGCCAAACGGACCGAAGGCGGCCTGAACGTGCAGCTCTCGACGACGAAACTCGGGAAGGCCGTCGCCGACCGGATCGTCCGCCAGCTGGGCGGCAGTTACGAGAGCTACGAGACGCTCGTCACCGAGGACAGCGACGGCAACGAGGTCTACCGGGTGACCTACGCCGTCCGCCTCCCCCGCTATCGCCCCGGCGAGGTCATCGACCCCGAAGACGACGAGGGACCGGTCCTCGTCCGCAGCGTCCGGGGCAACCTGAAAGGCCGCCGTGTCACGACCGGCGAGCCCTTCGAGGCCAGTTTCGAGGACGAGAACGCGCCCGATGCGCGGCGGCTGGGCACCCGCGAGGACGCCGAGGAGACGACGCTCGTCGCCGTCGAGGACGAGAACGCCGTGCAGGTGCTCGATCCCGAGACCTACGAGGCCAAGACCGTCGCCCGCCCGGACTACCTCGACCCCGACGCCGACACCGTGCCCGTGCTCAAGAGCCGCGCCGGCCTGCACGTGCTGCCCGAGGACGATGGCGCGGGGGACGTGAACGGCGAGGGTGGCGACGCATGA
- a CDS encoding HIT family protein encodes MPDDCIFCQIVAGEIPSHTVYEDDEVFAFLDANPLAPGHTLVIPKGHHERLNDMPDDTAEALYAAIHELVPAAEAAVDAPASNVGFNNGEESGQEVPHVHGHVVPRFPDDGGSPIHAVGGAAPDLDDDELADIADDIAAHQ; translated from the coding sequence ATGCCAGACGACTGTATCTTCTGTCAGATCGTCGCGGGGGAGATCCCGAGCCATACGGTCTACGAGGACGACGAGGTGTTCGCCTTCCTCGACGCGAACCCGCTCGCGCCGGGGCACACCCTGGTCATTCCGAAAGGCCACCACGAGCGGCTGAACGACATGCCAGACGACACCGCGGAAGCGCTGTACGCCGCCATCCACGAACTCGTGCCAGCTGCCGAGGCCGCCGTGGACGCCCCGGCGAGCAACGTCGGCTTCAACAACGGCGAGGAGAGCGGCCAGGAAGTGCCCCACGTCCACGGGCACGTCGTCCCGCGCTTCCCCGACGACGGCGGCAGCCCGATCCACGCCGTCGGCGGCGCGGCCCCGGATCTCGACGACGACGAACTGGCCGACATCGCCGACGACATCGCAGCCCACCAGTAG
- a CDS encoding AAA family ATPase, giving the protein MTSGSTLALAGAVGGAGTTRTTVEFGATLARAGRDVALLDAAFATQGLAAHVPGRIDPDVTALCTGEGGLRDGLVALGLDTPGRLAACPARAPFERLARAKTPDAARRFEEVLDSAADRFDHVLVDTPPVAANQAVAAVTSADRVALVAPATERGLDRLPTMRDRLHDLDAPVDAVIGTRADPGGTVEPADATIPESDQRSVADLPVSADPDTEFAPAVAAAVETVLDTELSLDFPEEGIL; this is encoded by the coding sequence GTGACCAGCGGATCGACGCTCGCGCTCGCCGGGGCGGTCGGCGGCGCGGGCACGACGCGGACGACCGTGGAGTTCGGCGCGACCCTCGCGCGGGCGGGCCGGGACGTGGCACTGCTCGACGCCGCCTTCGCCACGCAGGGACTGGCGGCCCACGTCCCCGGCCGCATCGACCCGGACGTGACCGCCCTCTGTACCGGCGAGGGCGGGTTACGGGACGGCCTCGTCGCCCTCGGTCTCGACACCCCGGGCCGGCTGGCGGCCTGTCCCGCTCGCGCCCCGTTCGAGCGGCTGGCACGGGCGAAGACCCCCGACGCAGCCCGTCGGTTCGAGGAGGTACTCGACTCGGCAGCCGACCGGTTCGACCACGTACTCGTGGACACGCCGCCGGTCGCGGCCAACCAGGCCGTCGCGGCGGTCACCAGCGCCGACCGCGTGGCGCTCGTCGCCCCCGCCACCGAGCGCGGACTGGACCGACTGCCGACGATGCGCGACCGACTCCACGATCTGGATGCGCCGGTCGACGCCGTGATCGGGACACGAGCCGACCCGGGTGGGACCGTCGAACCGGCCGACGCCACGATCCCGGAGAGCGACCAGCGGTCGGTCGCGGACCTGCCGGTCTCGGCCGATCCCGACACCGAGTTCGCACCGGCGGTCGCGGCGGCCGTCGAGACGGTTCTCGACACCGAGCTGAGCCTCGACTTCCCGGAGGAAGGGATACTGTAG
- a CDS encoding ATP-dependent DNA helicase gives MNPARIESEFPAPSYRGNQEQALADIRTAFEAGNDVVLVRAPTGSGKSLLARSIAGAARTAGEAEANEPIGAYYTTPQVSQLDDVASDDLLEDLEIIRGKNNYSCILPGETDTPVDQAPCNRERMFDCQVKHRCPYFSDRSIAANRPIAAMTLAYFMQTAGSDVFGQRDVVVIDEAHGLAEWAEMYATIDLSPRRVPVWGDVKPPDIDGPDDAEGYAERVIRIASRRQEELRGNAELDPDEVAERDRLTELISELQWFLEDYRDPDSATTWVVDQPDGAGSAVTIKPMNPERYLKHTVWDRGQKFALLSATILSKDAFCAGAGLDPSRVALVEVDHTFPVENRPLYDVTQGKMTYEERDRTLPRMAEVLVRIMQAHPEEKGLVHCHSYGIQERLVDLLSEYGVDERVRVHDRENRDAVLSTWKRSDGNEVFLSVKMEEALDLEGDLARWQLLCKAPYPNTRDSRVAQRLEDGQWGWYYRAALRTVIQACGRVVRAPDDYGATYLGDSSLLDLFERARTDMPDWFAEQVDRMTRPDLPALDSGAAIGETGSRSRSRSRSRSSTTRDSDGSHPLSDVWDS, from the coding sequence GTGAACCCCGCCCGGATCGAGTCGGAGTTCCCCGCGCCCTCCTACCGCGGGAACCAGGAGCAGGCGCTTGCGGACATCCGCACCGCGTTCGAGGCCGGCAACGACGTGGTGCTGGTGCGTGCCCCCACCGGGAGCGGCAAGTCCCTGCTCGCCCGATCCATCGCGGGCGCGGCCCGCACCGCCGGCGAGGCCGAGGCCAACGAACCCATCGGCGCGTACTACACGACGCCGCAGGTCTCCCAGCTCGACGACGTGGCCTCGGACGACCTGCTCGAAGATTTAGAGATCATCCGCGGGAAGAACAACTACTCCTGTATCCTGCCGGGCGAGACCGACACGCCAGTGGATCAGGCACCCTGCAACCGCGAGCGGATGTTCGACTGCCAGGTCAAACACCGCTGTCCGTACTTCTCGGACCGCTCCATCGCCGCCAACCGCCCCATCGCCGCGATGACGCTGGCCTACTTCATGCAGACCGCCGGCTCGGACGTGTTCGGCCAGCGCGACGTGGTCGTGATCGACGAGGCCCACGGCCTCGCCGAGTGGGCCGAGATGTACGCGACCATCGACCTCTCGCCCCGGCGGGTGCCGGTCTGGGGTGACGTGAAACCGCCCGATATCGACGGCCCCGACGACGCCGAGGGGTACGCAGAACGTGTCATACGGATCGCCTCGCGCCGCCAGGAGGAACTGCGTGGCAACGCCGAACTCGACCCCGACGAGGTGGCCGAACGTGATCGGCTCACCGAACTCATCTCGGAACTCCAGTGGTTCCTCGAAGATTACCGGGATCCCGACAGCGCGACGACGTGGGTGGTCGACCAGCCCGACGGCGCGGGGTCGGCGGTGACGATCAAACCGATGAACCCCGAGCGCTACCTCAAGCACACGGTCTGGGACCGGGGCCAGAAGTTCGCCCTGCTGTCGGCCACGATTTTGAGCAAGGACGCCTTCTGTGCCGGCGCGGGACTGGACCCCTCGCGGGTGGCGCTCGTCGAGGTCGACCACACCTTCCCCGTCGAGAACCGGCCGCTGTACGACGTGACACAGGGGAAGATGACCTACGAAGAGCGCGACCGGACGCTCCCCCGCATGGCGGAGGTGCTGGTGCGGATCATGCAGGCCCATCCCGAGGAGAAGGGGCTGGTCCACTGCCACTCCTACGGGATTCAGGAGCGACTGGTCGACCTGTTGAGCGAGTACGGCGTCGACGAGCGCGTGCGCGTCCACGACCGCGAGAACCGCGATGCCGTCCTCTCGACGTGGAAGCGCAGCGACGGCAACGAGGTCTTCCTCTCCGTGAAGATGGAGGAAGCGCTGGATCTGGAGGGCGATCTGGCGCGCTGGCAACTGCTATGCAAGGCTCCCTACCCCAACACGCGGGACTCCAGAGTCGCACAGCGGCTCGAGGACGGGCAGTGGGGCTGGTACTACCGCGCCGCGCTCCGGACGGTGATCCAGGCCTGTGGCCGGGTCGTGCGAGCGCCGGACGACTACGGCGCGACGTATCTCGGGGACTCCTCCCTGCTGGACCTCTTCGAGCGCGCTCGCACGGACATGCCCGACTGGTTCGCCGAGCAGGTCGACCGGATGACGAGGCCGGACCTGCCGGCACTCGATTCGGGCGCGGCTATCGGCGAGACGGGTTCGAGAAGCCGGTCGCGCTCACGGTCGCGTAGCTCGACGACCCGGGACTCCGACGGTTCCCACCCCCTGTCGGACGTCTGGGACAGCTAG